CTCGACAAGTATGTCGCACTGGGCGAGCAGATCTCCCGCCTGCGCGCCGAGGCGGGCGATCTGAGCGCGGCCCAGTATGACGCAGGCAACGTTGACCTGACCGGTCTGGAAGCGCTGGATACGGCCGGCGCTTCACGGCTATATGAATTGCTCGGCGGCGAGCTCGCCGGAAAACTCTGCGGGCCGGAGTCCGGACTGAGCGCCGAACGCGGTGCGTTGCTGCAAACCGTCGCCAGCGCGATGGAAGCAGCCGGACGGCCGACGCGCAAGCGCCCCCATGGGGCGCTTATCGAAATGCTGGGCCGGGCCGGGCTTGCGATGGAAACCTTCTGGCGGGAAATTCGCGCCCTGCTCGGATTCATGGGTTTCACCCTTGAAGCGCTGGCTCATGGCCTGCTTCGGCCCCGGCGCTGGCGCGTTACCTCGGTGGTTGCGCAAATAGAGACGACTGGGCTCAATGCCGTACCGATCATTTGCCTGCTCAATTTCCTGGTAGGTGCGGTGGTTGCTTTCCTGGGCGCCACCGTGCTGGCTGAATTCGGCGCTACCATTTATACCGTCAACCTCGTCACTTTCGCTTTCCTGCGCGAACTTGCCGTGCTGCTCACGGCCATTCTCATGGCCGGGCGCACCGCGAGCACGTTTACGGCGGAACTCGGGTCAATGAAAGTCAACGAAGAGATCGACGCCACCCGGGTGCTTGGGCTCAGTCCGGTCAACCTGCTCGTGCTCCCCCGGGTACTGGCACTGCTCGTATCCCTGCCGATTCTCACCTTCCTCGCGATGATTGCTGGGATACTGGGAGGGGCGGTGGTGTGCGCATTGCATCTCAATATATCTTTAGTGATGTTTCTCAACATTTTTCATGATCAAATAGAGCTGAGGCATTTTCTCGTGGGGATGTCCAAGGCCCCGGTGTTTGCCTTCGTCATCGCGGTGATCGGTTGCCTGGAGGGTATGAAAGTAAGCGGCAGCGCGTTATCGGTCGGCCAGCACACGACTGCCAGCGTCGTGCATTCGATTTTCGTCGTCATTCTTCTCGATTCGGTCGCGGCGCTATTTTTCATGGAAATGGAATGGTAGATAAGCAGGCAGGGACCTCGGACGAGGTGGCGGGCGAGTCGGCAGAAACTGCGGCCGGGCACATGGCCGCCAAAAGCAGGGAGCCCGGGCGCGGCGGATCGTCAGGCGAAGCGCCCGGGGACAAAGCTCAAGCACAGGAAACGGTCATAGAGGTCAGCGATTTGACAAACCGCTTTGGCCGGCAGGTGGTGCACCATAAGCTGAATCTGGATGTCTACCGCGGCGAGATCCTGGGTGTCATCGGCGGTTCCGGATCCGGAAAATCGGTGCTGCTGCGCTCGATTGTCGGATTGCAGACCCCCGCCTCAGGCCGCGTGCGCGTGCTTGGGCAGGACGTTTCGAGCCTGCCGCCTGAACGCCGCTCCACCCTGGAACGACGCTTTGGCGTGCTGTTCCAGGGCGGAGCGCTTTTTTCATCGTTGACGGTGATCGAGAATGTTGCCCTCCCCCTGATCGAAAATGCGCGGCTCCACCGGCCGGAGGCGGAAAACCTGGCGCAAGTGAAGCTGGCGCTTGCCGGCCTGCCCGCCGACGCGGGACAAAAATATCCGGCGGCCCTGTCGGGGGGGATGGTGAAACGGGCCGCGCTGGCCCGCGCGCTTGCTCTCGATCCTGACATACTGTTCCTGGATGAACCCACGGCCGGGCTGGACCCCATCGGCGCCGCCGAGTTCGACCAGCTCATCCTTACGCTTCGCGATGCGCTTGGTTTCACCGTTTTTCTGGTCACGCACGACCTGGATACCCTGTACACCATCTGCGACCGAGTCGCTGTGCTGTCGGACAAGCACGTCCTGGCGGCCGACAGGCTTGACGCGGTGGAGGCAATCGAGGATCCCTGGGTGCAGGCCTATTTTAATGGCCCCCGCGGGCGGGCGGCCAAAAAGGCAAACCGCCAACTCACTACGGAAACCCATTGATGGAACCGCGCGCAAATCATGTCCTGATCGGCTCGTTCACCGTACTGGCGGTCGCGGCAGCACTGCTCTTCGCCTTATGGATGGGCAAGGGGCCGGGCGCCGCCCAGCAGCGTTACTACACGGTCATCTTCAACGAGGCAGTCAGGGGCTTGTCCGTCGGCAGCGAGGTCCAATACAGCGGAATAAAGATTGGCGAGGTGGCGGCGCTGGAACTCGACCCGAGCGATCCGCGAAAAGTGCTGGCGCGGGTGCGGGTGGAAGGCAATATCGCCATCAAGCGGGATACAAAGGCGCGCCTGGCGCTAACCGGCATCACCGGCACCTCGGTGATCGAATTCAGCGATGGATCGCCGGAGAGCCCCGACCTGGTCGCCAAGGATGACGGCGATCCCGTCATCGTCGCGTCTCCCTCCCCTTTCGCCAAGCTGCTGGAGCAAAGCAGTAGCAACCTCGCGGGCATTACAGAGGTGATCCAGCAGGCGAAAACCATACTTTCCCCCGCCAATGTGCAGAATCTGACCAAAACGGTGGCCCATCTGGAACGGGCTTCAGGCGCGATAGCCAGCCAGGACGATAATGTCAAGGAGCTGATCCGGCAACTGACCGCTGCCAGCAGCCAGGCAAACACTATCCTCCAGCAGGCCTCCGGCATGGTGGGCGATGCGCAGGCGCTCGTCGACAACGAGGGTGTCCACGCCTTCAGGAGCGCGGACCGCGCCATGGCTTCCGTGGAGAAAAGCGCACAGTCGATTGATCAGCTGCTGGCCGACAACCGGGCGACGCTGAGCGGGGGTATCCGGGCTTTCGGCGAACTGGGTCCCGCCCTGCAGGAGCTTCGCGATACCCTCGTCTCGATAAGGAGAATAACCCGCCGGCTGGAGGACGACCCTGCTGAATACCTTACAGGCCGTCAAAAAATAGAGGAAATCGAACCATGAGTGCCCCCACATCCCGGCGATCCCGGCAATATCTGCGTTGGTTCGGCTTCACTGCGCTCGCATGGCTATCTTCCTGCTCGATCCTGCCTAGTGAAACCATCGCGATATACCAGCTCCCACCTTCGTCAATTGTCCCGGCGACCGCACCGGATCGGCTGCCGTTGACGCTGCACATTGCCAAAGGGGACAGCAGCCGCGTCACCGACAGCCAACGCGTGCTGATACTGAACCAGGACAACCGGATCAGCGCCTACAAGAGCGTGCGCTGGAGCGATCCGCCTCCCGTCCTCCTGCGCAACCAACTCGCAAGCGCTTTTCGCGCTGATGGCAGGCTCAGCCTCGTGAGCGATAGTAATCCCAACCTGACGCGGGACCTCGAGCTCAGCGGCGATCTGGATGCGTTCCATGTCGAACATTCCGCTGGAACGACGGTCGCAGTGGT
The window above is part of the Nitrosospira sp. Is2 genome. Proteins encoded here:
- a CDS encoding ABC transporter ATP-binding protein, which translates into the protein MVDKQAGTSDEVAGESAETAAGHMAAKSREPGRGGSSGEAPGDKAQAQETVIEVSDLTNRFGRQVVHHKLNLDVYRGEILGVIGGSGSGKSVLLRSIVGLQTPASGRVRVLGQDVSSLPPERRSTLERRFGVLFQGGALFSSLTVIENVALPLIENARLHRPEAENLAQVKLALAGLPADAGQKYPAALSGGMVKRAALARALALDPDILFLDEPTAGLDPIGAAEFDQLILTLRDALGFTVFLVTHDLDTLYTICDRVAVLSDKHVLAADRLDAVEAIEDPWVQAYFNGPRGRAAKKANRQLTTETH
- a CDS encoding ABC-type transport auxiliary lipoprotein family protein — encoded protein: MSAPTSRRSRQYLRWFGFTALAWLSSCSILPSETIAIYQLPPSSIVPATAPDRLPLTLHIAKGDSSRVTDSQRVLILNQDNRISAYKSVRWSDPPPVLLRNQLASAFRADGRLSLVSDSNPNLTRDLELSGDLDAFHVEHSAGTTVAVVRFYAVLAQPARNRILAARGFESRQPVNGKGMPDVVAAFGKGADEIGREIIGWTIQHGNSMQAGGNEMPASAGRTNPPEEKP
- a CDS encoding MlaD family protein, which codes for MEPRANHVLIGSFTVLAVAAALLFALWMGKGPGAAQQRYYTVIFNEAVRGLSVGSEVQYSGIKIGEVAALELDPSDPRKVLARVRVEGNIAIKRDTKARLALTGITGTSVIEFSDGSPESPDLVAKDDGDPVIVASPSPFAKLLEQSSSNLAGITEVIQQAKTILSPANVQNLTKTVAHLERASGAIASQDDNVKELIRQLTAASSQANTILQQASGMVGDAQALVDNEGVHAFRSADRAMASVEKSAQSIDQLLADNRATLSGGIRAFGELGPALQELRDTLVSIRRITRRLEDDPAEYLTGRQKIEEIEP
- a CDS encoding ABC transporter permease encodes the protein MTTTADSELLAWDESGGRPTLIVRGDWTLDKYVALGEQISRLRAEAGDLSAAQYDAGNVDLTGLEALDTAGASRLYELLGGELAGKLCGPESGLSAERGALLQTVASAMEAAGRPTRKRPHGALIEMLGRAGLAMETFWREIRALLGFMGFTLEALAHGLLRPRRWRVTSVVAQIETTGLNAVPIICLLNFLVGAVVAFLGATVLAEFGATIYTVNLVTFAFLRELAVLLTAILMAGRTASTFTAELGSMKVNEEIDATRVLGLSPVNLLVLPRVLALLVSLPILTFLAMIAGILGGAVVCALHLNISLVMFLNIFHDQIELRHFLVGMSKAPVFAFVIAVIGCLEGMKVSGSALSVGQHTTASVVHSIFVVILLDSVAALFFMEMEW